The Streptomyces sp. NBC_00459 DNA segment CCGCCGCCCTTACCCGTCACCCGTCCCGTTCCTGGGGACCGTGCCCCCAGACCCCCGTTTCGCGCTGAACGCGCTCGTCCTCAAACGCCGGACGGGCTGGGAATGCGGGTCGGCGCTCGTCCTCACACTCCTCCAGCGAGGGGACCCTCGGACGGGCTGGAGTCGCCTGGGCCCGGGAGGTACGGGGCTGTGGAGGGGAGGCCCACGTCTGACGGGAGGAGGGAAGCCACCCAGCAGTCGTGGCGTACTCCCTTGTTGTTGATCGCCGAGCGCAGGGTGCCCTCCATGGTGAAGCCGGCCTTCTGTGCTGCTGCCCGGGATGCCGCGTTGCCCACCTCCGCTCGCCATTCCACGCGGTCCACCGAGAGGTGGGTGAAGGCCCAGCGGGAGGCGGTGATCGTGGCCTCGGTGATGTAGCCGTTGCCCCGGTGGGCCTTGGCGGTCCAGAAGCCGACTTCGCTGACCCCCAGAGAACGCATGGTGAGGGCGAGCATGCCCACCAGTTCCTCCCCTTCGGGGAGGAAGACGCCGAACGTGAACATCGAGCCGTCCGCCCAGCCGTCGGGCACCAGCTGGGAGGTGAAGCCGTGTGCGTGCTCGGGGAGGTAGGGGGACGGGATCGTCGTCCAGCGCTGGATGTCGGCGTCCTGCACCGCCTCGTACACGTCGTCCGTGTCGTGCGGGCCGACCGTGCGCAGGAGAAGTCGGGCTGTGGTGAGGGTGACGGGGTCCATCGGGCGATTCTGCTCGGGGGAGGATCAGGGCGCCATCTCTTTTGCCATGCGTGGGTTCGTGATCACAATTCGTGCAATTCGTGGGTGGGGCGCGGCACCATCCGTGACTCCCGGCCGTTCTCCTTATGGCTGTCCTACCGGCAGGCCTCCCGGCTGGGCGGGGTCCTCGCATACGATGGCCGTCGCTCAGTTAAGACAATGGAAACCGACCGTCCTAGGCCCGACCGGCAAGGAGACCAACCCCCGTGTCCGTCCTCTCGAAGATCATGCGTGCAGGCGAAGGCAAAATCCTGCGCAAGCTGCACCGCATCGCGGACCAGGTCAACTCCATCGAA contains these protein-coding regions:
- a CDS encoding GNAT family N-acetyltransferase, whose amino-acid sequence is MDPVTLTTARLLLRTVGPHDTDDVYEAVQDADIQRWTTIPSPYLPEHAHGFTSQLVPDGWADGSMFTFGVFLPEGEELVGMLALTMRSLGVSEVGFWTAKAHRGNGYITEATITASRWAFTHLSVDRVEWRAEVGNAASRAAAQKAGFTMEGTLRSAINNKGVRHDCWVASLLPSDVGLPSTAPYLPGPGDSSPSEGPLAGGV